From Streptomonospora salina, the proteins below share one genomic window:
- a CDS encoding protein kinase domain-containing protein, which translates to MPLSLDYECLHSMPNGLREVRVWWDDVLHTWLVGKRLDLSEVEAGADLVEPRTMEMIDHPNVVTVRAVAHVRGYPRPMKVVEILMPYYERGSVSDALERGERFGVRQSMQIIQAALQGLTEMHDRHGILHRDMKSPNLFLTEDAHTVKIGDLGLASKMNPSGRTPGVRAPHQHRCFRVFSLVG; encoded by the coding sequence ATGCCACTCAGCCTCGACTATGAGTGCCTGCACAGCATGCCCAACGGGTTGCGGGAAGTACGTGTTTGGTGGGACGACGTCTTGCATACGTGGTTGGTGGGTAAGCGGCTAGACCTCTCGGAGGTGGAAGCGGGCGCAGATCTAGTCGAGCCACGAACGATGGAGATGATCGACCATCCCAACGTGGTAACCGTCCGAGCAGTTGCACATGTTCGGGGCTACCCACGGCCCATGAAGGTCGTTGAGATCCTTATGCCTTATTACGAAAGAGGCAGTGTCAGTGACGCGTTGGAACGCGGTGAACGCTTCGGCGTGCGACAGTCCATGCAGATCATCCAAGCCGCGCTGCAGGGCCTAACTGAGATGCACGACCGGCACGGGATCCTGCACCGCGACATGAAGAGCCCCAATCTATTCCTCACTGAGGACGCCCACACGGTCAAGATCGGCGATCTCGGCCTAGCCAGCAAGATGAATCCCTCGGGCCGCACTCCTGGGGTGCGGGCACCGCACCAACACCGTTGTTTTAGGGTGTTTTCGCTGGTGGGGTGA
- a CDS encoding ISAs1 family transposase — protein sequence MSYSPTPADSSIPPAAWTGEPGSDLLDHLATIDDPRDPRGRRYSLASLLALCVCAMTSAGHDTAGAVIEWAHNAPRTTLARLGLPVCPFTQRIRIPDERTLREALARLDPAHLTRAGLAALPLRTSPAHDPPSTPAGAPEREHRRAHRHRPSPERPRHEAYAVDGKTQRGARPAKGRRARSVSFHAARHRDAALVACTQITGKGCETTAFTPLLDQLGDEDLAGVLITADALHTVAAHAAYLRSRGAHYLIYAKANRPGLHSQPAALPWKQVPVAHVEGPEHVHGRQERRSIKVTAVDGLAFSGARQAVRIERHRREHGTAATSREVVFAVTDLQAHQVSPAEPAAHARGHRIVENRVHHVRDVTFSEDRRRTRIGAAPVVLGCVTDMVRQALAAAGWKNLASGRRAHTNPDKALALHGITRTQPVWA from the coding sequence GTGTCATATTCTCCTACTCCGGCCGACTCCTCAATCCCACCCGCCGCTTGGACCGGTGAACCCGGCTCCGACCTGCTCGACCATCTCGCGACCATCGACGACCCCCGCGATCCGCGCGGGCGCCGCTACAGCCTGGCCAGCCTGCTCGCCCTGTGCGTGTGCGCGATGACCAGCGCCGGCCACGACACCGCCGGCGCCGTCATCGAATGGGCCCACAACGCGCCCCGCACCACCCTGGCGCGCCTGGGCCTGCCCGTCTGCCCCTTCACCCAACGCATCCGCATCCCCGACGAGCGCACCCTGCGCGAAGCACTCGCCCGCCTGGATCCCGCCCACCTCACCCGGGCCGGACTCGCCGCCCTCCCGCTGCGCACCAGCCCCGCCCACGACCCGCCCTCGACACCGGCCGGAGCGCCCGAACGCGAGCACCGCCGCGCCCACCGCCACCGGCCCTCACCCGAGCGGCCCCGCCACGAGGCCTACGCCGTCGACGGCAAAACCCAGCGCGGCGCCCGCCCGGCCAAGGGCCGACGCGCCCGCTCGGTGTCCTTCCACGCCGCACGCCACCGCGACGCGGCCCTGGTCGCCTGCACGCAGATCACCGGCAAAGGCTGCGAGACCACCGCCTTCACCCCTCTGCTCGACCAGCTCGGCGATGAAGACCTGGCCGGGGTGCTGATCACCGCCGATGCCTTGCACACCGTGGCAGCTCATGCCGCCTACCTGCGCAGCCGCGGGGCCCACTACCTGATCTACGCCAAGGCCAACCGGCCCGGGCTCCACTCCCAACCGGCCGCCCTGCCCTGGAAACAGGTGCCCGTGGCCCACGTCGAAGGGCCCGAACACGTCCACGGGCGCCAGGAGCGCCGCTCGATCAAGGTCACCGCCGTCGACGGGCTTGCCTTTTCCGGTGCGCGCCAGGCGGTGCGCATCGAGCGCCACCGCCGCGAGCACGGCACGGCCGCGACCAGCCGCGAGGTCGTCTTCGCCGTCACCGACCTGCAGGCCCACCAGGTCTCACCGGCCGAGCCGGCCGCCCATGCCCGCGGGCACCGGATCGTGGAGAACCGGGTGCATCACGTGCGCGACGTGACCTTCAGCGAGGACCGGCGGCGGACGCGTATCGGGGCGGCCCCGGTCGTGCTGGGCTGTGTCACCGACATGGTCCGCCAAGCGCTGGCCGCAGCGGGATGGAAGAACCTCGCCTCCGGCCGCAGAGCCCACACGAACCCGGACAAGGCACTCGCTCTCCACGGAATCACCCGCACTCAGCCCGTATGGGCCTGA